From Paraflavitalea devenefica, the proteins below share one genomic window:
- a CDS encoding FecR family protein has product MLEKASEIRVLILKHLRGTLTPEENNVLQEWKAASRENRRLFDTFEDEEALTQEMKDYFSFRKEAARRRKEVVVMDRRNTRHTWYKYAAAAVLLIAVSLIAFFLFRVNRAPSLTQTEKWDTAFNKAIQPGKNGAILTLGSGRQIVLDSVANGQLTGEGNATVSRKEGVISYQESNGPDKKVVYHTMSTPKGRQYKLLLSDGTAIWLNAASSVTYPTLFTGNTREISITGEVYLEVATDKQKPFIVQVPGMGKVEVLGTHFAINAYPDELQVKTTLLEGSVRLLVNDNKTYLLQPGQQARCSNDKQVVIRNGNTEEATAFVHGFFYFDKANIKAVMRQLEKWYDIQVSFAEPVSNRTFDGEIERNLTLPVVLNMLEKNGVRFRLEGNRVQVQ; this is encoded by the coding sequence ATGCTTGAAAAGGCCAGTGAAATACGTGTGCTTATACTCAAACACCTCCGGGGTACTTTAACGCCGGAAGAGAACAATGTCCTGCAGGAATGGAAAGCCGCATCGCGGGAAAACCGCCGGTTGTTCGACACCTTTGAGGATGAAGAGGCACTTACGCAGGAAATGAAGGACTACTTCTCCTTCAGAAAGGAGGCAGCCCGTAGAAGAAAGGAAGTGGTTGTGATGGATAGACGGAATACGCGACATACCTGGTATAAATATGCCGCAGCAGCGGTGTTATTGATCGCCGTATCCCTCATCGCTTTTTTCCTATTCAGGGTCAACCGTGCCCCGTCACTAACGCAAACGGAAAAATGGGATACAGCATTTAATAAGGCCATACAGCCCGGTAAGAACGGCGCCATTCTTACGCTGGGATCCGGCCGGCAGATTGTATTGGACAGTGTGGCCAATGGGCAATTAACCGGCGAAGGCAATGCTACGGTGAGCCGTAAAGAAGGGGTGATCAGTTACCAGGAGAGTAACGGACCCGACAAGAAGGTAGTATACCATACCATGAGCACGCCCAAAGGACGGCAGTATAAATTACTCTTGAGTGATGGCACGGCCATCTGGCTCAATGCAGCTTCCTCGGTTACCTACCCTACCCTGTTTACCGGTAATACGAGAGAGATCAGTATCACCGGGGAAGTATACCTCGAAGTAGCGACGGATAAACAAAAGCCCTTCATTGTGCAGGTGCCCGGTATGGGTAAAGTAGAAGTGCTGGGTACCCACTTCGCCATCAATGCCTACCCCGACGAACTACAGGTAAAGACCACCCTATTGGAAGGCTCGGTGAGGCTGCTGGTCAATGATAACAAAACCTACCTGCTGCAACCTGGTCAGCAGGCAAGATGCAGTAACGATAAGCAGGTAGTAATAAGAAATGGTAATACAGAGGAAGCCACGGCTTTTGTGCATGGGTTCTTCTACTTCGACAAGGCCAATATTAAGGCGGTCATGCGACAGTTGGAAAAGTGGTACGATATCCAGGTATCTTTTGCAGAGCCGGTGAGCAACCGCACCTTTGATGGAGAGATAGAACGCAACCTGACCTTACCGGTGGTGCTGAACATGCTGGAAAAAAATGGTGTCCGGTTCAGGCTGGAAGGCAACCGGGTGCAGGTTCAATAA